The Streptomyces nigra genome includes the window CACCAGCACATGACGGCTGTCTCGCCGGACCCCCAGGCCGAGTACATACGGACCCGGACCACATAGCGGCGGCCCTTGACCAGACGGGTCCGCACGGTGGCGTTGTGTGGGGTGCCACCATCGTCCGTGCCCGCGAGATAGCGGGGGCGGCCATCGCGTTCCTCGAAGAGGACGACGACCGTGTCGGCGTCCCCGAAGGTGCCCACCGTGTACGCGCGGGTCTCCGGGGGCTCGACGGTGAAGTCGGCCTGCTCGCCGGGCCCGAGCCGGAGCGGGACCGAGCGGAACGGCACCAGCTCGCGGGGCTCGCGCACCGGAGCCGGCGGGTACCAGCGGCGGACGAACTCCTTGTCGGCGGCCGACAGCACCCCCGGCGGGTTCAGACCCGCGCGGAACTGCTCGGGCTCCAGGATCAGCCCCGCAGAGAACGGATACTCCATGATCGAGTGCGGGTCCCAGACCGAGCCGTTGACCTCGCTCGCGTCCAGCTTGCGCAGGATGTTGAAGTACGTCTTGTCCCGGCTCCAGAAGTTCGGCGGCCCCGCCAGATCCGTGTAGACCGCCTCGTCGTCCCAGTGGATCCCGGCGAACGGGCTCTGGTGCTCGTGCAGCATGCCCAGCGCGTGACCGATCTCGTGCAGGGCCGTCCCGCGTTCCCCGGGCGCCGTCAGATCCCAGCCGAAATTCATGGTGCGCTCGTCGACACCGACCCGCAGCGCGTCCCGGCCGACGGTCGACCAGGAGCCGTCGCCGCTCTGGAACCCGATCCGCAGCTCCGCCTCCGACCGGTCGGCCACCTCCACGAACGACAGCCCGATCCCGAGGCCGCTCCACTCCTGGAAGCACTCGCGTACGACGTCCCGCTGGTCCTTGCCGCCCACCCACGACACCGGCCGGGTCCGGCCCGTGCCGGGGTCCGGGATCGCGGACGTGTCGGAGTCCCGGTCGAAGAAGTGGTAGTGCAGCACCGTGCCGTTCACCCACATACGGTGCCCGTTGACGAGCGCGTGGAGCCGCCCGGCGGCCAGCCCCGGTGCGAAGGCGGGCGCCGACTGCTGCGCGAGGGAGCAGTAGCGAGCGGTCATGCGCCCCAGGGTGCCCGGCGCG containing:
- a CDS encoding M12 family metallopeptidase — protein: MTARYCSLAQQSAPAFAPGLAAGRLHALVNGHRMWVNGTVLHYHFFDRDSDTSAIPDPGTGRTRPVSWVGGKDQRDVVRECFQEWSGLGIGLSFVEVADRSEAELRIGFQSGDGSWSTVGRDALRVGVDERTMNFGWDLTAPGERGTALHEIGHALGMLHEHQSPFAGIHWDDEAVYTDLAGPPNFWSRDKTYFNILRKLDASEVNGSVWDPHSIMEYPFSAGLILEPEQFRAGLNPPGVLSAADKEFVRRWYPPAPVREPRELVPFRSVPLRLGPGEQADFTVEPPETRAYTVGTFGDADTVVVLFEERDGRPRYLAGTDDGGTPHNATVRTRLVKGRRYVVRVRMYSAWGSGETAVMCW